A single window of Haliotis asinina isolate JCU_RB_2024 chromosome 5, JCU_Hal_asi_v2, whole genome shotgun sequence DNA harbors:
- the LOC137283896 gene encoding shematrin-like protein 1 has translation MRFDVGNLVIGDAGGFWTTSFDVGNLVIDDAGGFLTTRFDIGNLVIDDAGGFWTVRFDVGNLAIDDAGGFWTVRFDVGNLVIDDAGGFWTVRFDVGNLVVDDAGGFWTVRFDVGNLVVDDAGGFWTKRFDVGNLVVDDAGGFWTTRFNVGNLVVDDAGGFWTVRFDVGNLVIGDAGRFWTVRFDVGNLDIDDAGGFWTMRLS, from the coding sequence ATGAGGTTTGATGTAGGTAATCTAGTCATTGGCGATGCAGGAGGATTCTGGACAACGAGCTTTGATGTAGGTAATCTAGTCATTGATGATGCAGGAGGATTCTTGACAACGAGGTTTGATATAGGTAATCTAGTCATTGATGATGCAGGAGGATTCTGGACAGTGAGGTTTGATGTAGGTAATCTAGCCATTGATGATGCAGGAGGATTCTGGACAGTGAGGTTTGATGTAGGTAATCTAGTCATTGATGATGCAGGAGGATTCTGGACAGTGAGGTTTGATGTAGGTAATCTAGTCGTTGATGATGCAGGAGGATTCTGGACAGTGAGGTTTGATGTAGGTAATCTAGTCGTTGACGATGCAGGAGGATTCTGGACAAAGAGGTTTGATGTAGGTAATCTAGTCGTTGATGATGCAGGAGGATTCTGGACAACGAGGTTTAATGTAGGTAATCTAGTCGTTGACGATGCAGGAGGATTCTGGACAGTGAGGTTTGATGTAGGTAATCTAGTCATTGGTGATGCAGGAAGATTCTGGACAGTGAGGTTTGATGTAGGTAATCTAGACATTGATGATGCAGGAGGATTCTGGACAATGAGGCTGTCATAG
- the LOC137284387 gene encoding uncharacterized protein produces MPSQAIPKPKTISKPTGGTMKKTQEFMGRRGTDKPSGPKPLTVAVTTMIGLGFVGGGVGMIIYSHSNNTTIDFIIIGGCMIVFGLLFLGVAAMFVIKPLYVKRRVQAVIDEKAREDAALGVDDYVGGQGLSVNVTDGAKQRRPSALELYYGDRGGETPVGGNSDPLPRPPRPPRPPPPLVALPGNDMHKQVASVFQAPLPSGTHSIEKSDL; encoded by the coding sequence ATGCCTTCTCAAGCTATACCAAAACCTAAAACGATTTCAAAACCGACAGGGGGCACCATGAAAAAGACACAAGAGTTTATGGGGAGACGGGGGACAGACAAACCCTCAGGCCCCAAGCCTTTGACTGTCGCTGTGACAACGATGATTGGACTCGGGTTTGTTGGTGGAGGTGTTGGGATGATTATCTACAGCCACAGCAACAACACGACAATTGACTTCATCATCATCGGGGGATGCATGATCGTTTTCGGATTATTGTTCCTTGGAGTTGCTGCTATGTTCGTTATTAAACCCCTTTACGTGAAGCGACGTGTTCAGGCAGTCATTGACGAGAAGGCGCGAGAAGACGCTGCTCTCGGGGTTGACGATTACGTCGGAGGTCAAGGTCTTTCGGTCAATGTCACCGACGGGGCGAAACAACGACGCCCTAGCGCCCTGGAACTGTACTATGGGGATCGAGGTGGGGAGACGCCTGTTGGGGGTAACTCAGACCCCTTGCCCCGACCACCCCGACCACCCCGACCACCCCCACCCCTGGTGGCACTGCCGGGAAATGACATGCACAAACAAGTGGCCTCCGTCTTCCAGGCCCCGCTGCCATCAGGAACCCACAGCATTGAGAAAAGTGACCTTTGA
- the LOC137284279 gene encoding uncharacterized protein translates to MSQMGTIARQGTFDTAPADSIKGNSIKRGDIEIPIVEPESKVKASNKDGKKNVKHADSHSNKSSKDPEPSEGGNDNQFANVPPASTLKPQGSTNSQQSSSKAALSALNSKISKGKAPAPVTNRVDDKPKPAFSDSLSKRLRDSPRRDPSPTKQVDEEKSSKEVRKQSVSSVGSSNRNDKQGEKPAQASPSSKSKKEDRYVDMSKGKRSESGVSVNDSRPSRPRNRPDRNMSNLVSQERAKEGIRPRKLSPSRYEDVDVPTPRDNTFRYEEMKDDPVPLHSQKGLSQPKRNTDTLNNTGREETSRTVPKVYEQTRHSVDSDRRETYEQIRLERDGLLRAEAAYKKRIKQLEDEAKLFVKDVGNLSEENKTLRARIESLDANKTSHVEEVRKENLQLLQRSEKLDRENQGLWMDNQKLKTEKTDLENKVHRLTSDIEALQKAFSATESKKNEEIRDLRNQNKKLDSDYDNLKTLVSDLEKKVVDLQSENTALTENLSEKSRELEELTKALQSDKEIQNDLKLSQTELERVRKNLNNITKEFEQFQKKFKDLEAEKGKAEETVKEKDGEIFNLKDTLRKRKSANTDLQNQIESLKKEIEKLKAENADLRLLKKDISDMKEKVKSLNDELEKKTEGNKKLKREKSDNKSYIEDLKRELANAAASAESEAETFREKLTTEQLTMKTMKEEMERKSNYISQLETETFEMNMKFDSLNEKVRELEREQKEWESKRDHVGEIESNNKKLIEENRRIRQMLVERNMEVTNRKSEKTVLTSRLEKMEKKQLDSDLKVKQLQGWVDDIYKENDPIVVMTTTPLAEPGRARAIRPKPKKPVSKSLEPISKGSSVSLEDLRQSDHRIPSPLTPPSLPAIDFKVQNIGYYDIYKQKLKLMRERRY, encoded by the coding sequence ATGTCGCAGATGGGAACAATTGCTCGGCAGGGTACATTTGACACTGCACCGGCTGATTCTATCAAGGGTAACAGCATAAAAAGGGGTGATATTGAGATACCGATTGTTGAGCCAGAATCGAAGGTCAAGGCTTCGAATAAGGACGGTAAAAAGAATGTTAAACATGCTGACAGTCATTCCAACAAAAGCTCAAAAGATCCGGAACCCTCCGAAGGGGGTAATGATAATCAGTTTGCCAATGTACCTCCTGCCAGTACATTAAAACCTCAAGGTTCAACCAATTCACAACAGAGTTCGTCCAAAGCGGCTCTGAGTGCACTCAACAGTAAAATATCCAAGGGTAAAGCACCTGCTCCAGTTACAAACAGGGTAGACGACAAACCAAAGCCTGCCTTCTCGGATTCTCTTTCCAAGCGCCTGCGCGACTCACCAAGACGGGATCCCAGTCCAACGAAGCAAGTTGACGAAGAGAAGTCCAGTAAGGAGGTTCGGAAACAGTCTGTCAGCTCGGTAGGTTCGAGTAACAGAAATGACAAACAAGGCGAGAAACCTGCTCAAGCGTCTCCTTCTTCCAAGTCAAAGAAGGAAGACAGATATGTTGATATGTCTAAAGGAAAACGATCTGAGTCTGGTGTGTCTGTGAACGATAGTAGACCAAGCAGGCCCCGGAACAGACCGGATCGTAATATGTCGAACTTAGTGTCACAAGAGAGAGCAAAGGAAGGTATTCGGCCTCGGAAACTTTCGCCCTCAAGGTACGAAGATGTTGACGTGCCTACCCCTAGAGACAATACTTTTCGGTACGAGGAAATGAAAGATGATCCAGTGCCTTTACATTCCCAAAAGGGGTTATCTCAACCAAAACGGAACACAGACACTCTGAACAATACGGGAAGGGAAGAAACCTCCCGAACTGTGCCAAAAGTCTATGAGCAAACAAGACACTCTGTTGATTCAGATAGGAGGGAAACCTATGAGCAAATTCGGCTCGAAAGGGATGGTTTGCTTCGAGCAGAAGCTGCTTATAAAAAAAGGATAAAGCAGCTGGAGGATGAAGCAAAGCTGTTTGTGAAAGATGTAGGCAACTTGTCTGAAGAAAATAAAACTTTACGTGCCAGGATCGAGAGTTTGGATGCCAACAAGACGTCTCATGTGGAGGAGGTTAGGAAGGAAAACCTACAACTACTGCAAAGGTCGGAGAAGCTGGACAGGGAGAACCAAGGATTATGGATGGATAACCAGAAACTCAAAACTGAAAAGACAGATCTGGAGAACAAAGTTCACAGACTCACGTCAGATATTGAAGCATTGCAAAAAGCTTTCAGTGCCACCGAATCAAAGAAAAATGAGGAAATTCGGGATCTCCGGAACCAGAACAAAAAGCTGGACTCCGATTATGATAATCTGAAAACTTTAGTTTCCGATCTTGAAAAGAAAGTTGTTGACCTGCAATCTGAGAACACAGCACTGACTGAGAATTTAAGTGAAAAAAGTAGAGAGCTTGAAGAGCTGACAAAAGCTCTCCAAAGTGATAAGGAAATTCAAAACGACTTGAAACTGAGCCAGACTGAGTTAGAACGTGTCCGCAAAAATTTGAATAATATCACAAAAGAGTTTGAACAGTTCCAGAAAAAGTTCAAAGACCTTGAGGCTGAGAAGGGTAAGGCTGAGGAAACAGTTAAAGAAAAAGATGGCGAGATATTCAACTTGAAAGATACACTCAGGAAAAGAAAGTCAGCGAATACAGACCTTCAAAATCAGATTGaaagtttgaaaaaagaaattgaaaaaTTGAAAGCTGAAAATGCAGATTTGAGACTACTGAAAAAAGATATATCTGACATGAAAGAAAAAGTGAAAAGCTTGAATGATGAACTTGAGAAGAAGACTGAAGGAAACAAaaaactcaagcgtgaaaagtCAGATAACAAGAGTTATATAGAAGACTTGAAACGAGAGCTTGCAAATGCAGCAGCTTCAGCAGAAAGTGAAGCTGAAACATTTCGTGAAAAACTGACTACCGAGCAACTAACGATGAAAACGATGAAAGAAGAGATGGAACGAAAATCAAACTACATATCACAacttgaaactgaaacattcgAAATGAATATGAAATTTGATTCCCTCAATGAGAAAGTACGAGAACTGGAGCGGGAACAGAAGGAATGGGAAAGTAAAAGAGACCATGTTGGTGAAATAGAAAGCAACAACAAGAAACTGATAGAGGAGAATAGACGTATTCGGCAAATGCTGGTTGAGAGGAACATGGAGGTGACAAACCGGAAGTCTGAGAAAACAGTGCTGACATCAAGGCTTGAGAAGATGGAGAAGAAGCAACTGGACTCGGACCTCAAGGTGAAGCAGCTGCAGGGGTGGGTGGACGACATATACAAGGAAAACGACCCCATCGTCGTTATGACAACAACACCTCTGGCAGAGCCTGGTCGTGCCAGAGCAATTAGACCTAAACCCAAAAAGCCAGTTTCCAAAAGTCTGGAACCAATTTCTAAAGGATCCAGTGTAAGTTTGGAGGACCTTCGTCAAAGTGATCATCGAATCCCTAGTCCCCTCACACCGCCAAGCTTGCCAGCCATTGATTTTAAGGTCCAAAACATTGGCTATTATGATATCTATAAACAGAAGCTAAAGCTGATGAGAGAGAGACGGTATTAA